In Prinia subflava isolate CZ2003 ecotype Zambia chromosome 8, Cam_Psub_1.2, whole genome shotgun sequence, the genomic window GGGGATCagtccctgtggggctgtggggatcagtccctgtggggctgtggggatcGATGGCTCTGGGGATCAGTCCCTAGGGCTGTGGAGATCCATCCCCTTGAAGCTCTGGGGATGGATCCCTGTGGGGCTCCGAGTGTCAGCCCcacacagggctgtggggaTCAGTCCCAGTGTGGCAGCCCCCGGTGCCCGATTCCATGGACAGGCCGCACGCTGGTGGTTTACAAAAGAGACTTTATTGCTGcgctgctgcctgggcacagctaGGGACAGGCGAGGATCACCCCCAGCCCCGTTGCTCAGACAGAACCCACGTGAAAACTGCCTGTGGGCCCACAAGAGACTCTGTGAGGGCAGGCTACCTGCGGGCTGGGGCCCGCACCGGGCTGGGAACCACCAGCAGCCAAGAGCTGGTGCCTGGTGCCTCCCCACACCGGGAGCCTCGGGGCCACCGGCGTctcagggctgcctgcagccgGCACACGGAACAGACCGGTCACACCTTCTGTGGGGAGGGAAGCTGCGGCAGGACCCCGAGGCCAGGACAGCACTGGACAActtgaaggaaaataattcttaAAGGAAAAGCAAGTTTATATATTGGGTTAtgtgaacagcagcagcctcgtgctgggggagcaggatggggagTGCGGGGCTGAGGCTTGCAGCAGGGGCTGAGTATGTAAGAGCCAAGTGGGGCTgagccaggcagagcccccAAGCCACTGTGCTGCCTTCATGCTGCCTCACTCAGGGCATGGAGTGaagctgcagaaagcaggaCACAGTGAGGAAAGCACAGGACATGGGCATGGGTATGagcctgagctgtgccaggacccCTGCAGGAAGCAGACGCTCGGAAGTGCTCAAGGTTTGGTGCTGGACAGGTGTCAAGGCCTCTTTCTGATGGTCTAGAGCCTCACATGGCAGCAGTGCATCCCATATCCCTCTGGAAACAAGTCCCTAGCCGTGGTGGCTGCTCCAGCATCGCTGCCTGGGTGTCCCCCTCTCCCAGGACAGCAAGTGTGGGCctcactgcctgctgccaccacctCTGTGGGTGTGGAGGGAGCAGATCCAGCACcccacctccagctgctccctgcccctgggACTTCCCATGGACCCTGGATCTCTGGCAGCCAGATCTGTGACCCGTGCAGGAAGCCTGCAGCTTGCACTattcctgccacagccctggggcacagcGGGGAGGAGCAGCGGGCCCCAGCTGTGTGACACCCCACAGGAACCCAAGGCAGGCCCAGCTGCAGGATGGCTTCGTGCAAAGGTCACCCAGTCcttgggagagcagagaggagcagccccaCCTGCCCCACGCCAGCTCAGCTTTGTCATGCACTGCCCATCAACAGGACTTgctcagctcttccctcccGTGCACCAGCTGCATCCCAGTTCCTCTGGTCCCCCGAAGGTGCAGCCGGGTTTGGTGCTGGGAGTCTTCCTGCCTGCGgggcagctgtgcagcctggcacagggtggtgTGGGCTGGTGGGCTACTTGCAGGAAGCTTTCTTGACACCAGGTTTTTCTCATGGAGGACTCTTGAACTTTCAGTTCTACAGCAATTGTCTTGGGATCAGCACTCTCCAGCTGGGTCAGGGCCCTGTCACTCAAACCCATCTTCAGGTGTGGGGCAagaaggctgcagcaggaatggtCTCTGAGGGTGATTTAGTAGTGTAAGAAAAACAGTTCCGTGTTCCTAATGTTTATGTGCTAAcactaaaatataaaatacaccTTGTACAAGCAGGCAGGGGATTGGCGTCGGCTCTGCAGGGTAAGAAGGATGCATTGTGTACGCTTCCCTGgggctccagggcagggagagctcgaAATGTGAGTGATAATGTGTTCAGCTGTCATCCACAACCCTCGtgctctgcagcctgtcctACTCGCTGTCACTCTTGTCCACCAGTACCGCGTCAGTCTCCTCCGTGATCTCCAGCAGTGTGTGCACGTCGGGGCTCTCCCCACGCATCAGATCTGaattctctccttcctctccaccAACCTCCACCAGCTCTGTGGCTTTCACCTCCACCTCACCCTCTCTTATTTTCTTGACATGGAAAGTGAAGGGTGGTACTTTGTAGACGGCTGTCTTGGACCTGGCATAGATGGTGTGGTCAGGGGTGAAAGACTTCCTCAGTTTGTCCCGAGAGCTCTTcatcttctctctcctttcgTTAGTCACAATTTTAGTGCCCAGTTTGTTcatcctcttctccaggttgTGGCGGGTCTTCTCCAAGTTGTGGCGGGTCTTCTCCAGATTTTCCTTGGTCTTTAGCTTAGTCTTTTCCATCTTCTCCTTTGAGAATGCCTTCTTAAAGTCATCCACCCTTTTCATGCCGCTCCTTTTGATGCGTTCTGCCCGTGACTCCTCAATAATCTCTTCAATTTCCACCTCCTCATCTGAGGAGAGCTGGATGTGATCCTCCTCTGCATGGTCCTCACCCACAGgggcctcctcaccctcaccttccttctccagcttttcaCCTTCCTTTAGGGACTTGCTGATGCTCAGTTTAGATGGGAGCTTCACTTCATCCTGCAAGACACAGAGCGGAGCCAGTGAGACACACAGACATCGGCAACCCTAGAGCCAGCCCATCCTCCCTTCCACAGTGCCACAGAGACTTTGGCCTCCACCCAGCTAAACACACCCAGGTACCTCAGGCCTGGGCTCATCCTCCCTTACTGCAGCTGATAAGTTACAGTGACGAGGATCTGCTTAGGATTCTCCCGTACCAGGACTGAGGGACCAGCTCTGCTCACCTCACATCACTCATCTCTGATGCCAGAAGTATGGAAAAGGCAGCCCAGCACTGAAAATGGagccttttcccttctttctctgcCTGTGTCACAGTCCTGTGCCCTCCAGTTCCATCTTTATCCCAGGATCTGGCCAtcacagcccctcactcctggctgcaggacagtGGTCTTCAGGCCTCCAGCCTGGCCAagtccagctgcagccctgcagggctgcagaggcatGGCCAGAGCTGAGAGTCTGGCCACAGCACCAGCATGCACACACTGTCCTGGCTGCCCCCAGGCTGCACTCAGACTTTCTCAAGGCCTCAGGATCCAGATGCGGGGCTGGGACATCTCTTGGGATGCAGCAGGCTGCCCTGTTTTCCCTATTTCTCCACTGGGGAATAAGTTAGAGAATTTGCCCGAGTCCATATCTGGAGATGGTGGAGAGACAGTGGTCCCAGCTCACACAGCCTGGTCTGCAAGGATACACAGCTGTACTTGGGACAGGGCTAGATTCATTCAGCTTCTCCACAAGGCTGAGCCAGCCAAGTTTCTGATCCCAGTGGCAGAGGACAAGAATGTGCCTGGGAGAGGGGCACAGGTCTGGAGCGGGGTTGGTTTTCATCTGAGCAGCACATAGCATGCGTCCCTGCTGCAGTGATTCACCTCTCTGttcccaggacaggctggaaaTAGCCCATCACTGTACAGAGAgtcacagctgcagagctgcacgCTTGGAAATGTATTGCCCAAGCAGTTTTAATCTACAGAGCTGGGTGGGAggggtgggagctgccaggaccAGCGCTGTCAgaaatccagcagcagccaaagggCAATGTGTGGAACGGGCACACAGcacgtggagctgctgggctgaaGTTTGGAGAAAagcctgagcagcaggacagccaGGTGCCATTCTGAGtcctggggcaggcagcagcaggatggagcaAGGATGGGATTCCAGTCCTGCACTGTCAGGAACCAGTCCCAGGGACATCAAGGAGCAGTCCCTGGTGTACCCCAAGTTCTTGAAGTGCATGGCAAACCCTGGAACACCGGCAGTGATTTCCTGCCCCTGGCCTGGGGCCCTGGGACCCCGGAGAGTGACTCTGCTGTGGCACCTCCCATGCTCTGTGTGtcacagcagctgccactgctccactgcagccGTGCAGGAATGAGCTGCACAGGTGCCAAGAGGCAGGACACCAGGGACGGTCATTCCATCAAGCATGAGGAGGGGCTGCCACGGGACAGAACGTCCCGGTCCCCGCTCAGCGCCGGAAGGGACggcgtgtgtgtgtgcacaccctCACCGCACGCCACTGCCCCGGCTGACCAAGGTCACTGCCACTCTGTGGCTCTGGCCTGAGCTCCtggacagaggcaggaggacaTGTCCTCCCTGCAGACatgggtgctgtgcccagccctttGCCTGTCTTCCCTTGCACCCCTGGAGAAGTGACACAACTTATTGAATACATGactccagcacagcttcaccTGGGTGAAATCCAGATCCTCTCAGctgctttctcattttttccccaagcatAGGTTCTGTTCATTGGGCCAGCTGAAGTTCTGAAAGCACAAGGGCATCTGGAGAAACCTTTGTGAGCAGTGAAAAGCCAGCTCCTTGGAGCACTGGGCTCAGTGAGGATGGCACgggctgcagtgcagggtgtgtgatgaaaacacagagcctgctggagcagtgcttttgttctgggttttctgcagagcagagacctGTGCTGGGTGAAGCTCTTCATCCTCCAGATCACGTGTCAGGTCTCACATACTTTGTGGAGATTAGGGTGAAGTGGCCAACATGTGTTTTCTTCATTTGATGAGCCACTTCAGCAGAAAACAATACACACGTTCTCCTGAGGGCCAGGTCAGTCCAGGGCAAACCCACATCATGGGGAAGGCAGGGATCCTGTTCTCCACAACAACACCTGCCAGAGTAATCCCAGAAACTTCCAGGGACCCTGCCCAAGCAGCAGAACATCAGGAACTCCAGCCACTTCCTTCCCTCTGAGGCAACACAATGAGCCAGAACAAAGGCATCCCCCTCTTGCCTGGCACGGCtttccctggaaatgggccacaTCCTGCAAACCCTGATCCTATCAGCCCCTTGTGAGCTGCAGAATATGTGTTTGCAGAAACACCACCTCAATAACTCCACGTCTGTCACATAAATAACAACCTTTCCTCGTGCTAAACCAATATATCCAGCTCCTGACTGAATTTTCTGATGTGATGTGATGGGCTGTGCCAGCAATGCTCCcatccagcctcagcagcatcctgcagctcttccctcagaGCCACGAAGAcatggccagcagcagctctggataCATGGGACAGTGGAAGCAAGTCCTCTTGGGgtgcctgcagctctccctgatCCTGCACTGtacctggagagcagagctgcccagctctgtgATTCCCACGGGCTGCATTCGGACACTTCTCCCActtctgccagccctgctccatccccacagcccaaccccagccctgcagagcccacagctctgctcttgcCTCTGTCGGGAGGCACCTCATGGATCAGACCCAGAGGCacagagggagcacagcccttcccaaacGAGGATCCCAGCCCTCCCCTTGGGACTGTTTCCCAGAGCTTTTCTCCAGCTGTGTTTGGGAAACCCTTCATGTCGTGGTCCCAGCCTCTCTCTCCTAGGCATGGTATAATTCCTGCACTTCCCACGCCCAGCCCACCTCCTCCTCACTGATTGCTGACCTGACCAGTAGATAACCAGCTGGGGGACCACCAGAGGATTTTCTGCAGTGTTCTAAGGGACAGGTCCCAGAGTCCAGGCTCACCTGCACTCAGGGAGCATTGCTGTGTGTTCAGGCACAGCACAGTTGCTGTGAGAACACCCACACCTCTGGCACATCTTAATGGGAACTGGCACGTTCTGTTGAGCATCCCTTGCATGTACCTCCCTCCTGCACGCAGGCACTGCCCAAAAGCCACCAGGGAGTCTCCTCTTCCCTACCTGAGAGGTTTCCCCCATGGGGATGGGGAGCTGCATGGTGTGGGCAGGAcattcctgcaggcacaggcatGGAGGATAATGGGACGTGACTGGAACAATCAAGAACCATCCCAGGCCCAGGGGTGGCTGCTGcacaaatccctgctccaagcAAAGCATTATGCTCTCTGCACTTCATTTCACTCATGACTCATCCAGCTGAGCCACATTTTTAACACCAGGCATTCTATTTTTACTTGGAAAACACTGATCCTGAAGTGGGTGAGTCCAAAATCCTGGGTCTTGGCATCCCTGCCTGTTGGGGTGTTCAAAACCTGGCTCCCAATCAGCAGAGGCAAA contains:
- the CAVIN1 gene encoding caveolae-associated protein 1, encoding MEDTTLQIIEPPTVSETSEEQAPDEPIKTDQINGVMVLTLLDKIIGAVDQIQLTQTQLEERQQEMDSAVTSIQGELTKLTKAHTTTSNTVNKMLEKVRKVSVNVKTVRQNLEKQAGQIKKLEANEAELLKRRNFKVMIYQDEVKLPSKLSISKSLKEGEKLEKEGEGEEAPVGEDHAEEDHIQLSSDEEVEIEEIIEESRAERIKRSGMKRVDDFKKAFSKEKMEKTKLKTKENLEKTRHNLEKTRHNLEKRMNKLGTKIVTNERREKMKSSRDKLRKSFTPDHTIYARSKTAVYKVPPFTFHVKKIREGEVEVKATELVEVGGEEGENSDLMRGESPDVHTLLEITEETDAVLVDKSDSE